From the Leptolyngbyaceae cyanobacterium genome, one window contains:
- a CDS encoding PEP-CTERM sorting domain-containing protein (PEP-CTERM proteins occur, often in large numbers, in the proteomes of bacteria that also encode an exosortase, a predicted intramembrane cysteine proteinase. The presence of a PEP-CTERM domain at a protein's C-terminus predicts cleavage within the sorting domain, followed by covalent anchoring to some some component of the (usually Gram-negative) cell surface. Many PEP-CTERM proteins exhibit an unusual sequence composition that includes large numbers of potential glycosylation sites. Expression of one such protein has been shown restore the ability of a bacterium to form floc, a type of biofilm.) → MASLTTLQKLSIVTASAMFVAMGAVSSAQAFTLSNGPGDGTLTIGVDGYGSFGSAVGSTTSNAYYDPIGSGTGAGTSFESGVAIRFGNSGQRKFLTSGSIGGSGYLGNPTVTGTNTSANSSFNYGGLLFNLNQILTPTYTNGVQTGSTLTQTYNITNTANTSLSFELLRYLDGDLYFDGSLIDGGGRLVANGREILFETDSATGSNTSTTFVGISADGGTIPVVSRYEIDSFSGLRSRIIAGTALDSTIRGDGLDADEFIDAGNGYDVTLALNNLFSLSAGGSTTYTTRTYFGAGTPQSVADVPEPASTLGLLALGTIGAGSMLKRKQQKKATLKA, encoded by the coding sequence ATGGCTTCTTTAACTACCCTACAAAAGTTATCGATCGTAACAGCGAGTGCAATGTTTGTTGCGATGGGAGCAGTTAGTTCGGCACAAGCTTTCACTCTGAGTAATGGACCAGGAGACGGAACCCTAACCATAGGTGTAGATGGATATGGTTCTTTTGGCTCGGCTGTAGGATCGACTACTAGCAATGCTTATTACGATCCGATCGGTTCTGGAACTGGTGCTGGAACTTCCTTTGAGTCCGGTGTCGCTATTAGATTTGGTAATAGTGGACAAAGGAAATTCTTAACTAGTGGTTCAATAGGCGGCTCGGGGTATCTAGGAAATCCAACGGTCACGGGAACCAACACTTCAGCAAATAGTAGTTTCAATTATGGTGGTCTGCTGTTTAACTTAAATCAAATTCTCACACCAACTTATACAAATGGAGTACAAACTGGCTCGACATTAACCCAAACTTACAATATTACTAATACCGCCAATACTAGCCTCAGCTTCGAGTTATTACGTTACCTAGATGGTGACTTGTACTTTGATGGTTCGTTAATTGACGGTGGTGGTAGGCTGGTAGCAAATGGAAGGGAAATTTTATTTGAAACCGATAGTGCTACTGGCTCCAATACTTCTACAACATTTGTTGGTATCTCAGCTGATGGAGGTACAATACCAGTTGTCAGCCGCTACGAAATAGATTCTTTTTCTGGTTTGCGTAGCAGGATTATCGCGGGCACGGCTTTAGATAGTACGATCCGAGGTGATGGATTAGATGCTGACGAATTTATTGATGCTGGTAACGGGTATGATGTGACTCTAGCTTTGAACAATCTATTTTCTTTGAGTGCAGGCGGAAGTACAACTTATACCACCCGTACCTACTTTGGCGCAGGTACCCCTCAAAGTGTCGCCGATGTTCCCGAACCCGCTTCCACCTTGGGTCTGCTCGCTCTAGGCACAATAGGTGCAGGTTCGATGCTGAAGCGCAAACAGCAAAAGAAAGCAACCCTCAAAGCATAA
- the atpD gene encoding F0F1 ATP synthase subunit beta, producing MVASTERTNIGRIVQIIGPVVDVEFTSGKMPQIYNALKIQGKNEAGQDVSVTCEVQQLLGDNQVRAVAMSTTDGLVRGMEAVDTGAPISVPVGAATLGRIFNVLGEPIDNLGPVDSQETFPIHRPSPKLTELETKPSVFETGIKVVDLLAPYRRGGKIGLFGGAGVGKTVIIQELINNIAKAHGGVSVFGGVGERTREGNDLYNEFKESGVINEKNISESKVALVYGQMNEPPGARMRVGLSALTMAEYFRDVNKQDVLLFIDNIFRFVQAGSEVSALLGRMPSAVGYQPTLATEMGALQERITSTTEGSITSIQAVYVPADDLTDPAPATTFAHLDATTVLSRGLAAKGIYPAVDPLDSTSTMLQPSVVGDEHYQTARAVQSTLQRYKELQDIIAILGLDELSEDDRLTVARARKIERFLSQPFFVAEVFTGSPGKYVKLEDTIKGFKKILSGELDALPEQAFYMVGTIEEAIAKAEKIQSGNK from the coding sequence ATGGTAGCCAGCACAGAAAGAACAAATATTGGCCGCATTGTCCAGATTATTGGCCCCGTTGTTGACGTTGAGTTCACCAGCGGCAAAATGCCCCAAATCTACAACGCTTTGAAAATTCAAGGCAAAAACGAAGCCGGACAAGACGTATCCGTCACCTGCGAAGTGCAACAACTGCTAGGCGACAACCAAGTCCGCGCCGTGGCGATGAGTACCACCGACGGTTTGGTGCGCGGTATGGAAGCAGTAGACACCGGCGCACCCATCAGCGTGCCAGTTGGGGCTGCTACTCTGGGTCGAATTTTCAACGTATTGGGCGAACCAATTGACAATTTGGGCCCCGTTGATAGTCAGGAAACCTTCCCCATTCACCGTCCCTCGCCTAAACTGACGGAACTAGAAACCAAACCCTCAGTTTTTGAAACCGGCATTAAAGTAGTAGACCTGTTGGCTCCCTATCGTCGGGGTGGCAAAATCGGTCTGTTCGGTGGTGCTGGCGTTGGCAAAACCGTAATCATCCAAGAATTGATCAACAACATCGCTAAAGCTCACGGTGGCGTGTCCGTGTTTGGCGGTGTGGGCGAACGCACCCGCGAAGGTAATGACCTCTACAACGAATTCAAAGAATCGGGGGTTATTAACGAAAAGAATATCAGCGAATCCAAAGTAGCTCTGGTTTACGGTCAGATGAACGAACCACCGGGAGCTAGAATGCGCGTAGGTCTGTCTGCGCTGACAATGGCGGAATACTTCCGCGATGTCAACAAGCAAGACGTACTGCTGTTCATCGATAACATCTTCCGCTTCGTACAAGCAGGTTCGGAAGTATCCGCACTCTTGGGTCGGATGCCTTCTGCGGTAGGATATCAGCCCACCCTAGCTACGGAAATGGGTGCTTTGCAAGAGCGGATCACCTCCACCACTGAAGGTTCGATCACCTCGATTCAAGCTGTGTACGTACCTGCGGACGACTTGACCGACCCCGCACCTGCTACCACCTTCGCGCACTTGGATGCTACCACCGTGCTATCTCGCGGTTTGGCTGCTAAGGGTATTTACCCAGCAGTTGATCCTCTGGATTCCACTTCTACCATGTTGCAACCCAGCGTTGTGGGTGACGAACACTACCAAACGGCTCGTGCAGTACAATCCACCCTGCAACGTTATAAGGAATTGCAAGATATTATCGCAATTCTCGGTTTGGATGAACTGTCAGAAGATGACCGTCTGACGGTAGCTCGCGCTCGCAAAATCGAGCGGTTCTTGTCTCAACCATTCTTCGTAGCAGAAGTATTTACTGGTTCTCCCGGTAAGTACGTGAAGTTGGAAGATACGATTAAGGGCTTCAAGAAGATTCTTTCTGGTGAATTGGACGCTCTGCCAGAGCAAGCTTTCTACATGGTAGGCACCATTGAAGAAGCGATCGCCAAAGCTGAAAAAATTCAGTCTGGTAATAAATAG